One Novosphingobium sp. G106 DNA segment encodes these proteins:
- a CDS encoding oxygenase MpaB family protein: protein MKQKPLWLGQPDPYARLRHIEKLDPAKDYLEITNLFYADFQSVMLLKSFNGFMFTFAAPRISRVLGSTGEIDNRIAKRILDTTLLGSAVMKHGFGTPVGREAARRVNSMHSRYDIQADDFVAVGIEEAIGSLDLAEKFGWRAVTDIEREAVRIFYNYQALAFGSPRPLPGSVAEMREFFDHYLDTELGFEPQNRRMSDAFMLWFRKLLPAPLRPLTAPFLLSHLDRRIAEACEVPVPSSLTRRIAHQAMKRIGRRDPVPDGAPNKFEKMVRQIYPDGYELSGLGTHVDEDARQEAAE, encoded by the coding sequence ATGAAGCAGAAACCGCTCTGGTTAGGACAACCCGATCCGTACGCACGCTTGAGGCACATCGAGAAGCTCGATCCCGCCAAGGATTATCTCGAGATCACCAACCTCTTCTACGCAGATTTCCAGTCGGTGATGCTGCTGAAGTCCTTCAACGGGTTCATGTTCACATTTGCCGCGCCGCGTATCTCGCGTGTCCTGGGCTCGACTGGCGAAATCGACAATCGCATCGCCAAGCGCATTCTCGACACGACCTTGCTTGGCAGCGCCGTAATGAAGCATGGCTTCGGCACCCCCGTCGGCCGCGAGGCGGCCCGGCGCGTCAATTCCATGCACAGTCGCTACGACATCCAGGCAGACGACTTCGTTGCAGTCGGCATCGAGGAAGCAATTGGCTCGCTCGACCTCGCCGAAAAGTTCGGCTGGCGCGCGGTGACGGATATCGAAAGAGAGGCCGTTCGCATATTTTATAACTACCAGGCTCTCGCGTTCGGTTCGCCTAGGCCGTTGCCCGGCTCAGTGGCGGAAATGCGCGAGTTCTTTGATCATTATCTGGACACCGAGCTGGGCTTCGAGCCGCAGAACCGGCGAATGTCGGATGCGTTCATGCTGTGGTTTCGCAAATTGCTTCCCGCTCCTTTGCGCCCGCTGACAGCGCCATTCCTGCTTTCTCATCTCGATCGGCGGATTGCGGAGGCTTGCGAAGTGCCGGTTCCTTCATCGCTTACCCGGCGTATCGCGCATCAGGCCATGAAACGCATCGGGAGACGCGATCCGGTTCCCGACGGTGCGCCAAACAAGTTCGAGAAGATGGTTCGCCAGATCTATCCGGATGGATATGAACTTTCCGGCCTCGGGACGCACGTTGACGAAGATGCAAGGCAAGAGGCGGCTGAATAA
- a CDS encoding nuclear transport factor 2 family protein: MEGMTELERLLALEDIKLLKARRDRAADTKDWELYLSLHAPDHVSHNEGLPRWGSAQEMIDNVSKLMGDHRITVHHSHTPEITFETPTQAKGIWGMEDMIFDAETKELLIHGFGFYHETYEKRDGTWLFTSRQLKRTHMRLSPSLEQK, translated from the coding sequence ATGGAAGGCATGACCGAACTGGAGCGGCTGCTCGCGCTCGAGGACATAAAGCTTCTCAAGGCGCGCCGCGACCGTGCCGCGGACACCAAGGATTGGGAACTCTATCTCTCGCTGCATGCGCCCGACCACGTTTCGCATAACGAGGGATTGCCGCGCTGGGGCAGCGCGCAGGAAATGATCGACAACGTCAGCAAGCTCATGGGCGATCACCGCATCACCGTGCATCACTCGCACACCCCCGAGATCACGTTCGAAACTCCGACCCAGGCCAAGGGCATCTGGGGCATGGAGGACATGATCTTCGACGCCGAGACCAAGGAGCTTCTGATCCACGGCTTCGGCTTCTATCACGAGACCTACGAGAAGCGGGACGGTACCTGGCTGTTCACCAGCCGCCAGCTCAAGCGCACCCATATGCGCCTGTCGCCTTCGCTCGAGCAGAAATAG
- a CDS encoding nuclear transport factor 2 family protein: MDDQISGLERLAALEEIGLLKSRRDRAADTKDWALYEALHAPDHRSYNDDYGGTATAAEMMVVVRKSMENLTTLHHSHTPEITFQSPERASGIWAMEGLSLWQQHGEEHWFQAFGHYHETYEKRSGRWLFTSRRLKYYHTWKSPDAIFPPPIDDAAS, translated from the coding sequence ATGGATGATCAGATTTCCGGTCTTGAACGGCTTGCCGCCTTGGAGGAAATCGGTCTGCTGAAGTCACGCCGCGACCGCGCGGCCGACACCAAGGACTGGGCGCTCTACGAGGCCTTGCACGCTCCCGATCACCGTTCGTACAATGATGACTATGGCGGCACGGCGACCGCGGCCGAGATGATGGTCGTAGTGCGCAAGTCGATGGAGAACCTCACAACGCTCCACCACTCGCACACACCCGAGATCACATTCCAGTCGCCGGAGCGAGCGAGCGGCATCTGGGCGATGGAAGGCCTGTCGCTTTGGCAGCAGCATGGCGAGGAGCACTGGTTTCAGGCCTTCGGCCACTATCACGAAACCTATGAGAAGCGGAGCGGGCGCTGGCTCTTCACTAGCCGTCGCCTCAAATATTACCACACTTGGAAATCGCCGGACGCGATTTTCCCGCCCCCGATCGACGACGCTGCCAGCTAA
- a CDS encoding SDR family NAD(P)-dependent oxidoreductase: MTGRLQCKVAIITGASTGCGPVMAKLFVEHGAKVLLSARREELVLEAAKEAGAGAIGMRCDVTNEADVHAMVDRAMQEFGQVDILLNNAAAPGQDKWVWEQTVENFDATLAIDLTAAMICAREVLNRSMLERKTGSIINFSSTAGWTGMVRKTHYTAAKAALRAMTKTIALEVGKYGIRCNCLVPGSIETDLWVNWGKRMAAEQGKTYEEWKAKTLEGVPLRTISQPIDVANLALFLASEESRTITGQSINCDAGGYMVG; this comes from the coding sequence TTGACCGGCAGACTGCAATGCAAGGTCGCCATCATCACGGGCGCCAGCACCGGCTGTGGCCCGGTCATGGCCAAGCTCTTCGTCGAACACGGCGCGAAGGTCCTGCTTTCGGCCCGCCGCGAAGAACTGGTCCTGGAAGCGGCGAAAGAAGCGGGCGCCGGCGCAATCGGCATGCGGTGCGATGTAACCAATGAGGCCGATGTCCATGCCATGGTCGACCGGGCCATGCAGGAGTTCGGGCAGGTCGACATCTTGCTCAACAATGCTGCGGCGCCGGGCCAGGACAAATGGGTGTGGGAACAAACCGTCGAGAATTTCGACGCGACGCTGGCCATAGACCTGACCGCCGCGATGATCTGTGCGCGCGAAGTGCTCAACCGCTCGATGCTCGAGCGGAAGACCGGGTCGATCATAAACTTCTCGTCTACCGCAGGCTGGACCGGGATGGTTCGCAAGACCCACTATACAGCAGCCAAGGCTGCGCTTCGCGCGATGACCAAGACGATTGCGCTGGAGGTCGGCAAGTATGGCATCCGCTGCAATTGCCTGGTGCCAGGCAGCATCGAGACCGACCTCTGGGTGAACTGGGGCAAACGGATGGCGGCCGAGCAAGGCAAGACCTACGAGGAATGGAAGGCAAAGACGCTCGAGGGCGTGCCGCTGCGCACAATCTCGCAGCCGATCGACGTCGCCAATCTGGCGCTGTTCCTCGCCAGCGAAGAGAGCCGCACGATCACCGGACAGTCGATTAATTGCGACGCCGGCGGCTACATGGTCGGTTGA
- a CDS encoding nuclear transport factor 2 family protein, translating into MTSATRSVEDRLLALEDRQAIYQVVCGYGYSVDGCNADSVGNFYVEDGVYEVGDMPAWVGREAIAGITREAGHLKLVQAGCAHMSTLPFVVIDGDHAVATCHTMVPMRGEKGFFIGRLSASRIELARQADGRWKIVYRQNFMLDGKPEGPALLSRLRDGPNAERGSWQ; encoded by the coding sequence ATGACATCGGCGACTCGCTCGGTCGAAGATCGGCTTCTTGCGCTGGAGGATCGCCAGGCGATCTACCAGGTGGTCTGCGGCTACGGCTATTCGGTCGATGGCTGCAACGCGGATTCAGTCGGCAATTTCTATGTCGAGGACGGGGTCTATGAAGTGGGCGACATGCCCGCCTGGGTGGGCCGCGAGGCGATCGCCGGCATCACCCGCGAGGCGGGGCATCTGAAACTGGTCCAGGCCGGCTGCGCGCACATGTCGACCCTGCCTTTCGTGGTGATTGATGGCGATCACGCAGTGGCCACCTGCCACACCATGGTTCCGATGCGCGGCGAGAAAGGGTTCTTCATTGGCCGGCTCAGCGCCTCGCGCATCGAGCTTGCCCGACAGGCGGATGGCCGCTGGAAGATCGTCTATCGCCAGAACTTCATGCTCGACGGCAAGCCCGAAGGCCCCGCCCTATTGTCGCGGCTGAGAGACGGCCCGAACGCGGAACGTGGGAGTTGGCAATGA
- a CDS encoding SRPBCC family protein: MTELTADVPHRITNPELIPTKRYYDEAFFQFEKEKLWPHMWQMACRLEEIPDVGDYTVYTILEHSVLMLRTASGVKAFKNACRHRGVRLAHGPGHCGSEGLVCPFHGWRWNAEGENTFVFGKQIFSEELLDRAEIDLAPVRVEFWAGCAFVNFDDDAPSLREFLGPVADRMDARHADKLKMDWWCGTILPTNWKLAMEAFQEGYHTMQTHPQLFRVSPNATKSFGTRADGEPVNEDLDARQTIETSVDFMTKLSEGMDGMVHRTEVAVLEKMRGMEVPDDPIVAGQMFYGRAYEEVTVDARQRGAPIFDLLQVAQAQEFHAVEFMFPHYFLLPMLGAMSSYRIRPLTAETCLFEIWSLVIRPEDEVYETPTEPTMLAYNSSEFPEIPRQDYYNLPLQQLGLHDIEHMRLSKTNEGMLSNYQRLIDGYLAGLDRDLLTRAGQIVNSGFEAPILDIGF, from the coding sequence ATGACTGAACTGACGGCAGACGTACCCCACCGGATAACCAATCCTGAGCTCATCCCGACCAAACGCTACTATGACGAGGCGTTCTTCCAGTTCGAAAAGGAAAAGCTCTGGCCGCACATGTGGCAGATGGCCTGCCGGCTGGAAGAGATCCCCGACGTCGGCGACTACACCGTCTACACTATCCTCGAGCACTCGGTGCTGATGCTGCGCACGGCGAGCGGGGTGAAGGCATTTAAAAACGCCTGCCGACACCGCGGCGTGCGGCTGGCCCACGGTCCCGGCCATTGCGGGAGCGAAGGCCTCGTTTGCCCATTTCACGGCTGGCGCTGGAACGCGGAGGGCGAGAACACGTTCGTCTTCGGCAAGCAGATCTTCTCCGAGGAACTGCTGGACCGCGCCGAGATCGACCTCGCCCCCGTCCGCGTCGAATTCTGGGCAGGCTGCGCCTTCGTCAACTTCGACGACGACGCCCCCTCGCTGCGCGAGTTCCTGGGCCCTGTCGCCGATCGCATGGACGCTCGTCACGCCGACAAGCTCAAGATGGACTGGTGGTGCGGAACGATCCTTCCGACCAACTGGAAGCTCGCCATGGAAGCCTTCCAAGAGGGCTACCATACGATGCAGACGCATCCGCAGCTCTTCCGCGTCTCGCCCAACGCCACGAAATCGTTCGGGACCCGCGCGGACGGTGAGCCGGTCAACGAAGACCTCGATGCCCGCCAGACGATCGAGACGAGCGTCGATTTCATGACCAAGCTCAGCGAGGGCATGGACGGCATGGTCCACAGGACCGAGGTCGCCGTGCTGGAGAAGATGCGGGGCATGGAGGTGCCCGACGACCCCATCGTCGCCGGCCAGATGTTCTATGGCCGTGCCTACGAAGAGGTCACCGTGGATGCCCGCCAGCGCGGTGCTCCGATATTCGACTTGCTGCAAGTGGCGCAGGCCCAGGAGTTCCACGCGGTGGAATTCATGTTCCCGCACTATTTCCTGCTACCGATGCTCGGCGCGATGTCCTCCTATCGCATTCGCCCGCTAACCGCCGAGACCTGCCTGTTCGAGATCTGGTCGCTCGTGATCCGCCCCGAGGACGAGGTCTACGAGACGCCGACCGAACCGACCATGCTGGCCTACAATTCGTCCGAATTCCCCGAGATCCCACGCCAAGATTATTACAATCTGCCGCTCCAGCAGCTCGGCCTGCACGACATCGAGCACATGCGCCTGTCTAAGACCAACGAGGGTATGCTGAGCAACTATCAGCGACTGATCGACGGATATCTCGCCGGGCTCGACCGAGACCTGCTCACCAGGGCCGGTCAGATCGTCAACAGCGGCTTTGAAGCGCCGATCCTGGATATTGGCTTCTGA
- a CDS encoding TIGR03619 family F420-dependent LLM class oxidoreductase has product MKFTVAIPLGDITPGEFQTPDAVRTMSVALETAGIDACYVTDHPAPDAKWLHANGHDALDPFSAFAFVAAATTRLRMHTNIVVMAYRNPFLTAKSAATVQLLSGGRLILGVGAGYQKAEFEALGVDFHKRGKLFDEALKVIRQAWAGGPVEYQGTNFHAAGNEPRPAPNPSPPIWIGGGSDKAVERAARWGDGWSPFYAAPTMSQLNRDTGIHTVDQLGEKIAMLQGLRQQIGKTGRFDVAIGPKARLNYGHPGGADRFLEELRGLADVGVTWAMVEPPHPSRQAYIENVQWFGEEVVARLR; this is encoded by the coding sequence ATGAAATTCACCGTAGCCATTCCGCTCGGCGACATCACGCCCGGCGAATTCCAGACGCCGGACGCCGTCCGCACCATGTCCGTCGCGCTCGAGACTGCAGGTATCGACGCTTGCTATGTCACCGACCATCCTGCGCCCGACGCGAAATGGCTCCATGCTAACGGTCACGACGCGCTCGACCCATTCTCGGCCTTTGCCTTCGTCGCTGCCGCGACCACCCGGCTACGGATGCACACCAACATCGTCGTGATGGCCTACCGCAATCCTTTCTTGACCGCCAAGTCCGCCGCGACCGTGCAGTTGCTCTCGGGCGGCAGGCTTATCCTCGGGGTCGGCGCTGGCTATCAGAAGGCCGAGTTCGAGGCGCTCGGCGTCGACTTCCACAAGCGCGGCAAGCTGTTCGACGAAGCACTCAAGGTCATTCGCCAGGCCTGGGCCGGCGGACCCGTCGAATATCAAGGCACCAATTTCCACGCGGCCGGCAACGAACCGCGCCCCGCCCCCAATCCGTCGCCGCCGATCTGGATTGGGGGCGGGAGTGACAAGGCGGTCGAGCGCGCTGCACGCTGGGGTGACGGCTGGAGCCCTTTCTACGCAGCACCGACCATGTCGCAGCTCAATCGCGACACCGGCATCCATACAGTCGACCAATTGGGCGAGAAGATCGCCATGCTCCAGGGGTTGCGCCAGCAAATAGGCAAGACCGGGCGGTTCGACGTCGCCATCGGCCCCAAGGCGCGGCTGAACTACGGACATCCGGGCGGGGCCGACAGGTTTCTTGAGGAATTGCGCGGACTGGCCGACGTCGGCGTGACCTGGGCGATGGTCGAGCCGCCGCATCCGAGCCGCCAGGCCTATATCGAAAACGTCCAGTGGTTCGGCGAGGAAGTCGTCGCCAGGCTGCGCTAG
- a CDS encoding coniferyl-alcohol dehydrogenase gives MTDPYGYRGKHVVVTGCASGIGHATARLLLEAGAEVHGIDFRESDLSLSRFSRMDLRERSVIDEAAREMGRPVDALFNCAGLPPMSPWADVMKVNFIGVRHLSEAIAEAMLPGSAIVTVGSNGGAGWRQRLPELRDFIATTSFEDAAYWCEEHEAPQKVAYNFAKEAIVVWTLTWSAQTIARGIRLNCTSPGSVQTPMLAAIEEVVPTDLIDAVAQPIGRRSTPEEQAWPLLMLNGHQASYINGVDLPVDGGFIAARMISG, from the coding sequence GTGACCGATCCATACGGGTACCGCGGCAAGCACGTCGTCGTGACGGGCTGCGCCTCGGGCATCGGCCATGCCACAGCGCGCCTACTGCTCGAGGCTGGCGCAGAAGTGCACGGCATCGATTTTCGGGAGTCCGACCTTTCGCTGTCTCGCTTTTCGCGGATGGATCTACGGGAACGATCGGTGATCGACGAGGCCGCGCGCGAAATGGGCCGGCCCGTCGACGCGCTGTTCAATTGCGCGGGCCTTCCGCCGATGAGCCCGTGGGCCGATGTCATGAAGGTAAACTTCATCGGCGTGCGTCACCTGAGTGAGGCTATCGCTGAGGCAATGCTTCCCGGAAGCGCCATCGTTACGGTCGGCTCGAATGGCGGCGCCGGATGGCGCCAACGCTTGCCGGAGCTGCGCGATTTCATCGCCACCACATCGTTCGAGGACGCGGCTTACTGGTGCGAAGAGCATGAGGCGCCGCAGAAGGTGGCCTACAACTTTGCCAAGGAAGCAATCGTTGTCTGGACCCTAACGTGGTCCGCGCAAACGATCGCACGTGGTATCAGGCTCAACTGCACGAGCCCGGGATCCGTTCAGACTCCGATGCTGGCGGCAATAGAGGAAGTCGTGCCAACCGATCTGATCGACGCCGTCGCGCAGCCGATTGGGCGGCGCTCAACACCAGAGGAGCAAGCTTGGCCACTCCTAATGCTGAATGGCCATCAGGCATCCTACATCAACGGTGTGGACCTCCCGGTCGATGGCGGATTTATCGCTGCTCGAATGATTTCCGGTTAA
- a CDS encoding enoyl-CoA hydratase/isomerase family protein, with the protein MTETAVDGIRLERGANIDWIVLDRSEAANAFNAAMLARFSAALEECASEGAPVLGIRSAAKGFSAGMDLGEYNAKGSTADDVRRLSSYVERWKGILTHTKPVIVAVHGYCIGVAAQLASFADILILADDAKISEPSIPIGGGFIAPTWVNQVGARRSKEFAFLPGNWIDARTAVDWGWANAAVPAEQLVECAEALAARMAMVPPACSR; encoded by the coding sequence ATGACCGAAACAGCGGTTGATGGAATTCGACTGGAGCGCGGCGCCAACATCGACTGGATCGTTCTCGATCGCTCTGAAGCGGCCAACGCCTTCAATGCGGCCATGCTAGCTCGCTTTTCTGCAGCGCTCGAAGAGTGTGCCTCGGAAGGGGCGCCTGTTCTGGGGATCCGCAGTGCCGCCAAAGGTTTCAGCGCCGGCATGGACCTGGGCGAGTATAACGCAAAGGGTTCGACGGCCGATGACGTGCGCCGTTTGTCGTCCTACGTCGAACGATGGAAGGGGATATTGACGCATACCAAGCCCGTAATCGTTGCAGTCCACGGCTACTGCATCGGCGTTGCCGCACAGCTGGCATCATTTGCGGATATTCTGATCTTGGCAGACGACGCTAAGATCAGTGAACCATCGATCCCCATCGGTGGCGGCTTCATCGCGCCGACATGGGTCAATCAGGTTGGAGCGCGGCGGTCCAAGGAGTTCGCGTTCTTGCCGGGCAATTGGATCGATGCGAGGACCGCAGTTGATTGGGGTTGGGCCAACGCTGCCGTTCCTGCCGAACAACTGGTGGAATGCGCTGAAGCCTTGGCGGCGCGCATGGCGATGGTACCCCCGGCGTGCTCGCGATAA
- a CDS encoding TetR family transcriptional regulator produces MVKAIKETADKGNVAAKEAIIETAERLFAEGGINGVSMREISAKAKQGNHFAVQYHFGSRDGLVQAIFDYRMDQMEPLRGAMLADLEVSGRTKDAWSILEIILLPQLQIDGGTSHFYGNFLSQYLLRQEWVEFGIFGHEAPPNLRKALQLLRERVDYLPEVVAQRRLVNVSLMFLNLLVRHGRGGGQPTPEPFEHALADTMEQIVTAMCLPLRLGVAEPIERRDEQ; encoded by the coding sequence GTGGTGAAGGCGATCAAAGAGACGGCCGACAAAGGAAATGTCGCTGCAAAAGAGGCGATCATCGAGACTGCCGAGCGGCTCTTTGCCGAGGGCGGTATCAACGGTGTGTCAATGCGCGAGATTTCCGCCAAGGCGAAGCAAGGCAACCATTTTGCCGTCCAGTACCATTTCGGGTCGCGGGACGGGCTCGTGCAAGCGATTTTCGACTACCGGATGGATCAGATGGAGCCGCTCCGCGGCGCCATGCTGGCCGATCTCGAGGTGAGCGGGCGCACGAAGGATGCCTGGTCCATCCTTGAGATCATCCTGCTGCCGCAGCTCCAGATCGATGGCGGAACGAGCCACTTTTATGGGAACTTCCTGTCGCAATACCTCCTGCGGCAGGAGTGGGTCGAATTCGGCATATTCGGCCACGAAGCCCCGCCAAACCTGCGGAAGGCTCTCCAGCTGTTGAGGGAGCGCGTGGACTACCTGCCTGAGGTCGTCGCGCAGCGCCGGCTGGTGAATGTCAGCCTGATGTTTTTGAATCTGTTGGTGCGGCACGGGCGGGGCGGGGGGCAGCCTACGCCCGAGCCATTTGAACACGCGCTCGCCGATACGATGGAACAGATCGTCACGGCCATGTGCCTGCCGCTACGCCTCGGCGTGGCGGAGCCGATTGAACGAAGGGATGAGCAATGA
- a CDS encoding LLM class flavin-dependent oxidoreductase yields the protein MAMQTGLIFHPYMRPGRTARQTFQWGVQNSIACDKAGFDTMMISEHASQIWENIPNPELIMAAAALHTENISFAPMAHILPHQHPTKLAVMVGWLSQILEGRYFLGIGAGAYPQASYMHGIKDAEPQMLGDMVRESLSIMEKIWAREPFYFEGKYWDAGFPEEAEAVTEEDEQHKLADFSPWNGAFPEIAVTGFSKNSPSMRLAGEKNFKPVSIYSGLDALKRHWEIYAEANTAAGFTPDRARHAVSQTVFCADTDAQAKREVMEGPIGYCFNRYLIPIWKRFGMMDGFAKDHGIDPEDADLEFLTDKVFVVGSPDTVVDKLNVLFEQCGGWGTLQIESHDYYDDPEPWFHSLELVAKEVAPRVKLPQGHTAELARTA from the coding sequence ATGGCCATGCAGACTGGTCTGATATTTCACCCCTATATGCGGCCCGGCCGCACTGCGCGTCAGACGTTCCAATGGGGCGTCCAGAACTCGATCGCCTGCGATAAAGCCGGCTTCGATACGATGATGATTTCGGAACATGCGTCGCAGATCTGGGAGAACATTCCCAATCCCGAGCTCATCATGGCGGCCGCGGCGCTCCATACGGAGAACATCTCCTTCGCGCCGATGGCGCACATCCTGCCGCACCAGCATCCCACGAAGCTCGCCGTGATGGTCGGCTGGCTCTCCCAGATCCTCGAGGGCCGCTATTTCCTGGGTATCGGCGCCGGCGCCTATCCGCAGGCATCCTACATGCACGGCATCAAGGATGCGGAGCCCCAGATGCTGGGTGACATGGTCCGCGAGTCCCTGAGCATCATGGAAAAGATCTGGGCCCGCGAGCCATTCTATTTTGAAGGCAAGTACTGGGACGCGGGCTTCCCGGAGGAGGCCGAAGCCGTTACCGAGGAGGACGAGCAGCACAAGCTCGCCGATTTCTCGCCCTGGAATGGCGCCTTTCCGGAAATCGCCGTCACGGGATTCAGCAAGAATTCTCCATCAATGCGGCTCGCCGGCGAGAAGAATTTCAAGCCGGTTTCGATCTATTCCGGACTCGATGCGCTCAAGCGACACTGGGAAATCTATGCCGAGGCGAACACTGCCGCGGGCTTCACGCCTGACCGCGCGCGCCACGCGGTGTCGCAGACTGTCTTCTGTGCCGATACCGATGCCCAGGCCAAGCGCGAGGTGATGGAAGGCCCGATCGGCTACTGCTTCAATCGCTACCTGATCCCGATATGGAAGCGGTTTGGCATGATGGACGGCTTCGCCAAGGATCATGGCATCGATCCTGAAGACGCCGATCTCGAGTTCCTGACCGACAAGGTCTTCGTCGTCGGCTCGCCCGACACGGTGGTCGACAAGCTGAATGTGCTCTTCGAGCAGTGCGGCGGCTGGGGAACGCTCCAGATCGAGTCCCACGACTATTACGACGACCCGGAGCCCTGGTTCCATTCGCTGGAACTGGTCGCCAAGGAAGTCGCGCCGCGCGTCAAGCTCCCGCAGGGTCACACCGCCGAACTGGCCCGGACAGCCTGA
- a CDS encoding TetR/AcrR family transcriptional regulator: MENVTGKDRIMDSAAKVLRAKGMMATKLSEIAEGAGMLAPSLYYHFKSKDVIVERVMFEGIYRNTRYILAAVEGKNAGTDPVQRLRTGIRAHVEFLLSDDDYSSAVARVFPELPEAMKERVLAAYAGFENCWRDLVVAALPKGGRIDPRVARKFLVAMLDSAPMWYRRGKLKPAQIADQAADLFLSGYLAGG; the protein is encoded by the coding sequence ATGGAAAATGTAACCGGCAAAGATCGCATCATGGACTCCGCGGCCAAGGTCTTGCGCGCCAAGGGCATGATGGCGACGAAATTGAGCGAGATCGCCGAAGGGGCCGGCATGCTCGCACCCAGCCTATACTACCATTTCAAGTCGAAAGACGTGATTGTCGAGCGGGTGATGTTCGAGGGCATCTACCGCAATACCCGCTACATTCTGGCCGCGGTGGAAGGCAAAAACGCAGGTACTGATCCCGTGCAGCGGCTCAGGACCGGGATCCGTGCCCATGTAGAATTCCTGCTATCGGACGATGACTACTCGTCAGCCGTCGCGCGGGTCTTCCCCGAACTTCCCGAGGCGATGAAAGAGCGCGTGCTGGCTGCCTACGCGGGGTTCGAAAATTGTTGGCGGGACCTGGTCGTCGCGGCGCTACCGAAAGGCGGTCGCATCGATCCTCGCGTTGCGCGCAAGTTCCTGGTCGCGATGCTCGATTCCGCCCCGATGTGGTATCGTCGGGGGAAGTTGAAGCCGGCCCAGATCGCTGACCAGGCAGCCGATCTCTTTCTGTCCGGCTATCTCGCCGGAGGGTGA
- a CDS encoding SMP-30/gluconolactonase/LRE family protein: MEGQGWRCVWDAKAILGESTIWDTRSGSICWVDIENPSINSFALETGRKTTWAAPQWISAIAPRRSGGYIASCADGIAVVDPERDLYEPLFNPIPDPAKARLNDGVTDRAGRYWTGSCDTAQWDDSTTSEDKESSLKDFDVRSNGEVYVIGADGGYSTQERNLVTANGPAFSPDGRTAYINDSMPLVSYAYDLGDDGALRNRRTFASFAPEDGYPDGMAVDAEGCIWIAFYESWKLRRFAPDGTMLEERALPVRRGLRPAFGGTDYSRLFLITGSQGYSSERFAQEPLAGGLFEILDLPAPGLPVAEYQG; the protein is encoded by the coding sequence ATGGAAGGGCAGGGCTGGCGCTGCGTGTGGGATGCGAAGGCGATCCTGGGAGAAAGCACGATCTGGGATACGCGCAGCGGCAGCATATGCTGGGTCGACATCGAGAACCCTTCGATCAACTCCTTTGCACTCGAAACCGGCCGCAAGACGACCTGGGCGGCACCGCAATGGATCAGCGCGATCGCTCCGCGCCGTAGCGGCGGCTATATCGCTTCCTGCGCCGACGGGATCGCCGTCGTCGACCCCGAGCGGGATCTTTACGAGCCGCTGTTCAACCCGATTCCCGACCCGGCCAAGGCACGCCTGAACGACGGCGTCACGGATCGGGCAGGGCGGTACTGGACCGGGTCGTGCGACACCGCGCAGTGGGACGACAGCACGACGTCCGAGGACAAGGAAAGCTCGCTCAAGGATTTTGACGTGCGCAGCAACGGCGAGGTCTATGTAATTGGAGCCGACGGCGGTTATTCGACCCAGGAGCGCAATCTCGTGACCGCGAACGGGCCTGCCTTCAGTCCCGATGGCCGTACCGCCTATATCAACGATTCCATGCCGCTGGTCAGCTACGCTTACGATCTGGGCGACGATGGTGCCTTGCGCAATCGGCGCACCTTCGCGTCTTTTGCGCCCGAAGACGGCTATCCCGATGGAATGGCTGTCGACGCCGAGGGTTGCATCTGGATAGCGTTCTACGAGAGCTGGAAATTGCGGCGCTTCGCGCCCGACGGGACCATGCTCGAAGAGCGGGCGCTACCGGTGCGGCGCGGCCTGCGCCCGGCTTTCGGCGGAACGGACTATAGCCGCCTGTTCCTGATCACCGGCTCGCAAGGCTATTCGTCCGAGCGGTTTGCCCAGGAGCCTCTAGCTGGTGGTCTGTTCGAGATCCTCGATCTCCCGGCACCCGGACTCCCGGTCGCCGAGTACCAGGGCTAG